In Halanaerobiaceae bacterium ANBcell28, the genomic window TCAAAAAGGTAATAATGAATTATTAGAATTAATAAATGAGGGTCTTGAAGAAGTAAGAGCAAATGGAACTATGGATGAGTTACTTGATAAGTACTTTAATTAATATTTTACTTAATATATTAATTAATTTATAAAGATAAAAATTATTAAAAGCTTAAAGCAAGTACACTTGAAGATTCCACTAAATGCTTTTATTATAAGGGAACTTGCTTTAAGTTTTTTTATTTACACAAACACATGTTTTATTAATTTGTGTATAGTAAAGATTTTAAGTTTAATATAAGATGGCGAAGACAATTTTATTTTAAAAAGTTTAAAGTTTATAACTTTAATATTAATTTTATATTTCCGGTTCTTTTAGAGAGGGTGTTTTACAATAGATAAGTTAGATATTATTATTAGCGCTTTTCCATTTTTGATAGAAGGAGCGAAGATAACTATTCGCTTGACTTTATGGAGTTTGCTTTTAGGTATTGTTATAGGCTTGCCATTTGCATTTGGGCAGGTATATGGGAATTTTATAATCAAAGGAATTATATCTATTTATGAACGAGTTGTTAGGAGTATTCCCTTAATTGTTACTTTGCTATTATTTAATTTTGGATTACCTTTATTGGGTATTCGACTTCCGATTTTTACAGTTGCAGTAATTGCTATTGGACTTAGAAGTTCAGCATATCAATCACAGATATATAGAGGAGCTATTCAGTCTGTCAGTGGCTGTCAAATGAAAGCTGCTTTGTCTTTGGGGATGAATAAAATTAAGGCTTTTTTTCATATTATTGCTCCACAGGCAGTTAGAATTGCAATTCCACCTTTTACAAATGAGTCGGCTATAGTATTGAAAGACACTTCCCTGGCCTTTACAATTGGTGTTGTGGAACTGTTAAGGCAAGGTGAATACTTTATTACTACTACTCATGAACCTATGCCTATTTTATTGACTGTTGCATTTATATATTTAGTTTTAACAACAATTCTTAATGGATTTTTAGTATTTTTTGAGAAAAAATATAGAATACCAGGTATAGGGATAGAAGGAGGATCAGATGGATATTAAACATTTGTTGAAAATAGAAGATTTACATCATAGTTTTGGGCAAAATGAAGTACTAAAAGGTATATCCTTGGCTTTAGATAAAGGGGAAACAAAAGTAATTGTTGGACCTAGTGGTACTGGGAAGAGTACTATTTTAAATAATATAATTAGATTAGTTCCTCCTGATCAAGGGAAGATATATTTGGAGGATATTGAAATAAGTACTGCAAATATAAATAAAATGAGACAGCAAATAGGTTTTGTATTTCAGGACTTTGGTTTGTTTAATCATTTAACTGCTAAAGGTAATGTAATGGTAGGTTTAACAAAGGTT contains:
- a CDS encoding amino acid ABC transporter permease → MIEGAKITIRLTLWSLLLGIVIGLPFAFGQVYGNFIIKGIISIYERVVRSIPLIVTLLLFNFGLPLLGIRLPIFTVAVIAIGLRSSAYQSQIYRGAIQSVSGCQMKAALSLGMNKIKAFFHIIAPQAVRIAIPPFTNESAIVLKDTSLAFTIGVVELLRQGEYFITTTHEPMPILLTVAFIYLVLTTILNGFLVFFEKKYRIPGIGIEGGSDGY